From Coffea arabica cultivar ET-39 chromosome 2e, Coffea Arabica ET-39 HiFi, whole genome shotgun sequence, the proteins below share one genomic window:
- the LOC113730699 gene encoding uncharacterized protein: protein MKNIASIGSSGRSSMDDHDDEEIAKMAIASFQAREEEIERKKMEMKERVESQLNRAEEETRRLAQIWEELEVLTDPMKKEVAAARKRIDLVNRELKSLGQACQKKEKEYKEVLDIFQEKSNEKTQLTTTLMELVNESEKLRMRKLEELSKFVSTAR from the exons atgaagaacattgcaAGTATAGGAAGCAGCGGGAGGTCATCGATGGACGATCATGATGATGAGGAGATAGCGAAGATGGCAATTGCATCATTTCAAGCTAGAGAAGAAGAGATCGAGAGgaagaagatggagatgaaaGAGAGGGTGGAGTCTCAGCTCAACCGTGCTGAGGAAGAAACTAGGCGTTTGGCACAGATATGGGAG GAGCTTGAGGTTTTGACGGATCCCATGAAGAAGGAAGTGGCAGCTGCCCGCAAAAGAATCGACTTGGTCAATCGAGAACTGAAATCACTAGGACAGGCCTgccaaaagaag GAGAAAGAATACAAGGAAGTTTTGGATATTTTCCAAGAGAAAAGCAACGAAAAAACCCAACTAACGACCACGTTAATGGAG CTGGTGAACGAAAGCGAGAAACTGAGAATGAGAAAGCTTGAGGAGCTCAGCAAATTTGTCAGCACTGCCCGCTAA
- the LOC113730700 gene encoding uncharacterized protein isoform X2, whose protein sequence is MRSYRPSTLNAHYKMRFEAMRTKEKSKPERRVHGVAIHDDAGRKDFCDISLRMLKRASPYSSTVLDAYTGTQNVNAVGREGKRQRVDQATFRRKVDAFAYPGVSPIEKCTHNTFYKGVSGYYDLNRAKVNTAVTGSNIAASSEDNDFDCDASSVGSCSASSMRADKFSNFAVAVPFLGTDMLSTDAESYCRSFDEVENLSHCSEESVEGCILKHASPA, encoded by the exons ATGAGATCTTACAGGCCATCTACTTTGAATGCTCATTATAAGATGCGTTTTGAGGCTATGCGAACGAAAGAAAAGAGTAAACCTGAGAGAAGAGTACATGGCGTAGCCATCCACGATGATGCTGGACGGAAGGACTTCTGTGATATCTCTTTGAGGATGCTGAAGAGAGCATCCCCCTATAGCTCAACTGTTTTGGATGCATATACTGGAACACAGAATGTTAATGCTGTAGGTAGGGAAGGTAAGAGACAAAGAGTGGATCAAGCCACTTTCAGGAGAAAGGTAGATGCTTTTGCTTACCCGGGAGTTAGTCCCATTGAGAAATGCACACACAATACCTTTTACAAAGGAGTAAGTGGATATTATGACTTGAACAGAGCTAAAGTCAATACTGCTGTTACTGGCTCTAATATTGCTGCGAGTTCAGAAGATAATGATTTTGATTGTGATGCTTCTTCTGTCGGGAGTTGTAGTGCTAGCAGTATGAGGGCAGataagttttctaattttgctGTAGCAGTTCCTTTCCTAGGTACAGATATGCTTTCCACTGATGCTGAATCTTATTGCCGTTCCTTTGATGAAGTGGAGAATCTCTCTCATTGTTCCGAAGAAAGTGTAGAA GGCTGCATTCTGAAGCATGCATCCCCTGCCTAG
- the LOC113730700 gene encoding uncharacterized protein isoform X1, with the protein MRSYRPSTLNAHYKMRFEAMRTKEKSKPERRVHGVAIHDDAGRKDFCDISLRMLKRASPYSSTVLDAYTGTQNVNAVGREGKRQRVDQATFRRKVDAFAYPGVSPIEKCTHNTFYKGVSGYYDLNRAKVNTAVTGSNIAASSEDNDFDCDASSVGSCSASSMRADKFSNFAVAVPFLGTDMLSTDAESYCRSFDEVENLSHCSEESVEVSIHKLELHAYRCTLEALYASGPLSWDKELLLTNLRIMLHISNDEHLTELKNLIPSGSTQ; encoded by the coding sequence ATGAGATCTTACAGGCCATCTACTTTGAATGCTCATTATAAGATGCGTTTTGAGGCTATGCGAACGAAAGAAAAGAGTAAACCTGAGAGAAGAGTACATGGCGTAGCCATCCACGATGATGCTGGACGGAAGGACTTCTGTGATATCTCTTTGAGGATGCTGAAGAGAGCATCCCCCTATAGCTCAACTGTTTTGGATGCATATACTGGAACACAGAATGTTAATGCTGTAGGTAGGGAAGGTAAGAGACAAAGAGTGGATCAAGCCACTTTCAGGAGAAAGGTAGATGCTTTTGCTTACCCGGGAGTTAGTCCCATTGAGAAATGCACACACAATACCTTTTACAAAGGAGTAAGTGGATATTATGACTTGAACAGAGCTAAAGTCAATACTGCTGTTACTGGCTCTAATATTGCTGCGAGTTCAGAAGATAATGATTTTGATTGTGATGCTTCTTCTGTCGGGAGTTGTAGTGCTAGCAGTATGAGGGCAGataagttttctaattttgctGTAGCAGTTCCTTTCCTAGGTACAGATATGCTTTCCACTGATGCTGAATCTTATTGCCGTTCCTTTGATGAAGTGGAGAATCTCTCTCATTGTTCCGAAGAAAGTGTAGAAGTAAGTATTCATAAGTTAGAGTTGCATGCTTATCGCTGCACTCTGGAGGCATTATATGCTTCTGGCCCATTAAGTTGGGATAAAGAACTATTATTGACTAATCTCCGCATTATGCTCCATATTTCCAATGATGAACATTTGACAGAGCTGAAGAACCTTATTCCGTCTGGTAGTACTCAATAG
- the LOC113729684 gene encoding UDP-glucosyltransferase 29-like — protein MDTRRRSFRILMLPWLAHGHISPFLELAKALTKRNFYIYVCSTPVNHSSLKQNLSEKDSISIKLVKLQVPTLPELPPHHHTTKGLPPNLMPTLKEAVDMAKPSFHNILRTLKPDMVLYDFLLPWVPALASAQNIPAVSFISTGAASFSYVVHYKLNPDSEYPFSSIYYREYENNKLTGMADATASGIKDSDGVINCVEQSSGMILIKTCREIEGKYIDYLSRLSKKKIVPVGPLVQAPAIEDAPTKIIEWLSKKNRGSTLFASFGSEYFLSREDMEKIALGLELSNVNFIWVIRFPVGEDISLKEALPKGFLERVGHRAMVLKGWAPQGRILKHPSIGGFVSHCGWSSVMEGIKFGVPIVAVPMHLDQPLNARLVEEIGIGEEVVRNKQGILEKEQVSSVIRKVVDEKSTTGERFRGKVRELSEKMREKGQEEEIDDVVEEMVELCRRVDRYNSVDMLF, from the coding sequence ATGGATACAAGGAGGAGAAGTTTCAGGATTTTAATGCTGCCATGGTTAGCTCATGGTCACATATCTCCTTTTCTAGAGCTAGCCAAAGCACTTACAAAGAGAAACTTCTACATCTATGTCTGTTCTACACCAGTCAACCACAGTTCCCTCAAACAGAATCTTTCTGAAAAGGACTCCATTTCCATAAAATTAGTAAAGCTTCAAGTTCCTACTTTGCCAGAACTTCCTCCTCACCACCACACAACCAAAGGCCTCCCACCCAACCTCATGCCCACTCTCAAAGAAGCTGTAGATATGGCCAAACCTAGCTTCCATAACATCCTCAGAACTCTAAAGCCAGACATGGTTTTGTATGATTTCCTCCTGCCATGGGTACCAGCATTGGCGTCAGCCCAGAATATTCCAGCTGTGTCGTTTATTTCTACTGGTGCAGCATCATTTTCCTACGTCGTCCACTATAAGTTAAACCCGGATTCGGAGTATCCTTTTTCCTCCATATATTATAGAGAATATGAAAATAATAAGCTAACTGGAATGGCTGATGCAACTGCTAGTGGCATCAAAGATTCAGACGGAGTTATTAATTGTGTGGAGCAGTCATCTGGTATGATTTTGATCAAGACATGCAGAGAGATAGAGGGAAAATACATCGACTATCTTTCccgtttgtcaaaaaaaaagattgtCCCTGTTGGTCCCCTCGTTCAGGCGCCAGCAATTGAAGACGCGCCCACGAAAATCATCGAATGGCTTAGCAAGAAGAATCGTGGTTCCACACTATTTGCTTCCTTTGGCAGTGAATATTTCTTGTCCAGAGAAGATATGGAAAAGATTGCTCTTGGATTGGAGCTCAGCAATGTTAATTTCATATGGGTTATTAGGTTCCCTGTAGGAGAGGATATTAGCCTCAAAGAGGCCTTGCCAAAGGGATTTCTTGAGAGAGTAGGACACCGAgcaatggtgctgaagggatggGCACCACAGGGAAGGATCCTCAAGCACCCCAGCATCGGGGGATTCGTGAGCCACTGCGGATGGAGCTCAGTAATGGAAGGCATCAAGTTCGGAGTTCCAATAGTAGCGGTGCCAATGCACCTTGACCAGCCACTGAATGCTAGGCTGGTGGAGGAGATAGGCATAGGTGAAGAGGTTGTGAGAAACAAGCAAGGAATTCTTGAAAAGGAACAGGTGTCAAGCGTGATAAGGAAGGTGGTCGACGAAAAGAGCACCACTGGTGAAAGATTCAGAGGAAAAGTAAGAGAATTGAGtgagaaaatgagagaaaaaggACAAGAAGAAGAGATAGATGATGTGGTTGAAGAGATGGTAGAACTTTGCAGGAGGGTAGACAGGTATAACTCAGTAGATATGCTGTTCTAG
- the LOC113728503 gene encoding UDP-glucosyltransferase 29-like, with protein sequence MEYHQDSFSVLMFPWLAHGHISPFLELAKKLSQRNFKVYLCSTPACLVSIKPKLAENFSASIQLVELHLPTLPGLPPEYHTTNGLPSHLMATLKQAFDMASPNFIKILEAIEPDLLVYDMLQPWAPTAASALNIPAVEFISSSTTMTSFMLHVLKNNPGTKFPFSNIFHGDLEAILANKLHDDVKFRSKEINRVVQSLQLSSKIILIKSFKEIEGKYIDYLSLLSGKKVVPVGPLVQDPSSTHGNSDDNLEIMEWLDKKEKKSTVFVCFGTEYFLSKEDREEIAHGLELSNVNFIWAIRYPKGENLQLEEALPKGFLARVGERGMVVDGWVPQAKILGHSSVGGFVSHCGWNSVMESMKSGVPIVAIPMHLDQPVNARLIEEVGAGVEVLREDDGTLGREKVAAVIKQVMHEEIGQLVRERARSLSNKIEVKGDEEIDVVVDELVQLCLEKKMKDVKNF encoded by the coding sequence ATGGAATATCACCAAGACTCCTTCAGTGTTCTCATGTTCCCATGGTTGGCACATGGACACATCTCCCCTTTCCTAGAACTAGCCAAAAAGCTTAGCCAGAGAAACTTCAAGGTTTACTTGTGCTCTACGCCAGCATGCCTGGTTtcaatcaagccaaaacttgctgaaaatttttctgCGTCAATTCAACTAGTAGAACTCCATCTTCCAACTTTGCCAGGCCTTCCTCCTGAGTACCACACAACCAATGGTCTTCCAAGCCATCTCATGGCCACTCTAAAACAGGCCTTTGACATGGCAAGTCCTAACTTCATCAAGATTTTGGAAGCCATAGAGCCTGATTTGCTCGTATATGATATGCTCCAGCCATGGGCACCAACGGCTGCATCAGCCCTTAATATCCCTGCTGTTGAGTTCATTAGCAGTAGTACAACGATGACTTCCTTCATGTTGCATGTCCTCAAGAACAATCCAGGTACCAAGTTTCCCTTCTCGAATATTTTCCACGGAGATCTTGAGGCTATTCTTGCCAACAAGTTGCACGATGATGTCAAATTTCGTTCTAAAGAGATAAATCGTGTTGTCCAAAGCCTCCAACTCTCTTCCAAAATTATTTTGATCAAGAGTTTCAAGGAGATTGAGGGTAAATATATTGATTATCTTTCCCTGTTATCTGGCAAGAAAGTAGTACCGGTTGGTCCACTTGTTCAGGACCCTAGTAGTACCCATGGTAATAGTGATGATAATTTGGAGATCATGGAATGGcttgacaaaaaagaaaagaaatcaacaGTTTTTGTTTGCTTTGGAACTGAGTATTTTCTGTCCAAGGAAGACAGGGAAGAAATAGCTCACGGGCTCGAGCTTAGCAACGTTAActttatatgggctattaggtATCCAAAAGGAGAGAATCTTCAACTTGAGGAAGCGTTGCCAAAAGGGTTTCTGGCCAGGGTAGGAGAGAGGGGAATGGTTGTGGATGGATGGGTACCACAGGCAAAAATTTTGGGCCATTCTAGTGTTGGTGGATTTGTGAGCCATTGTGGGTGGAATTCAGTCATGGAGAGTATGAAATCTGGCGTCCCAATTGTAGCCATTCCCATGCACCTCGACCAACCAGTCAATGCTAGGCTGATCGAAGAGGTTGGTGCTGGTGTGGAGGTTCTGAGAGAGGATGATGGAACTCTTGGGCGAGAGAAAGTTGCTGCAGTCATCAAACAAGTGATGCATGAAGAAATTGGCCAACTTGTAAGGGAACGCGCTCGAAGTCTGtcaaacaagattgaagtgaAAGGAGACGAAGAGATTGATGTAGTGGTGGATGAATTGGTCCAGCTTTGTCTCGAGAAAAAGATGAAGGACGTAAAAAACTTCTGA
- the LOC113728504 gene encoding beta-D-glucosyl crocetin beta-1,6-glucosyltransferase-like, which produces MLPFLAHGHISPFLELARKLTDRGIHICLCSTAINLSSISKEIKGNYSQSIRLVEFHLPELRELPPHYHTTNGLPAHLQPVLFEALKLSNSEIHNIIKSLKLDLVIYDTILSWLSVTPLSTFPSVWFQITSAAFLSYTLHLLVNSCSEYPFPAIYFWDFEFHKLLAATGDKTPVAGEVCSFPMLVNTSRAMEGKSLDHIAGEEDIELMNWLGQKDVNSTVFTSFGTMYFPSEEEIKEIAHGLELSNVNFIWALRSPDGDESRLEEILPTGFLERVRGRGRIVQGWAPQAMILGHSSIGGFLSHCGWISLSEGIEFGVPIIAMPMNLEQPLNGRVLVENGVAVEVMRDENGRLKGAEIAKMINHVVIGGAGETMRQKMKDLRKKIKSSEEDNLDELLTLIAQLSKKNSGQDPNIAGGLGT; this is translated from the exons ATGTTACCGTTTTTGGCGCATGGTCACATATCTCCATTCCTGGAGCTAGCCAGGAAACTCACCGATAGAGGAATTCACATCTGTCTTTGTTCTACAGCCATCAATTTAAGTTCCATTTCCAAGGAAATCAAGGGCAACTACTCTCAATCCATTCGACTCGTGGAGTTTCATCTTCCAGAATTGCGTGAACTTCCTCCTCACTACCACACAACCAATGGCCTCCCAGCTCATCTCCAACCAGTCCTCTTCGAAGCCCTGAAATTGTCCAACTCTGAGATACACAACATCATAAAATCTCTGAAGCTAGACTTGGTGATCTACGATACAATACTATCTTGGCTTTCAGTAACTCCTTTAAGCACTTTTCCATCGGTTTGGTTCCAAATTACGAGCGCAGCCTTCTTGTCATACACACTTCATTTGTTAGTCAACTCCTGCTCAGAATATCCCTTTCCAGCCATTTATTTTTGGGATTTTGAGTTTCACAAACTTCTTGCTGCCACTGGAGATAAAACTCCGGTTGCTGGTGAAGTTTGCTCCTTTCCTATGCTGGTTAATACTAGTAGAGCGATGGAAGGGAAATCCTTGGACCACATTGCTG GTGAGGAGGATATCGAGCTCATGAATTGGCTTGGACAGAAGGATGTAAATTCAACTGTGTTTACTTCCTTTGGCACTATGTATTTCCCAAGTGAGGAAGAGATCAAAGAGATTGCTCACGGATTGGAGCTGAGCAATGTAAATTTCATCTGGGCTTTAAGATCTCCAGACGGTGACGAAAGTAGACTTGAAGAGATTCTACCAACGGGATTTCTTGAGAGAGTGAGAGGTAGAGGGAGAATTGTTCAAGGATGGGCGCCGCAGGCAATGATTCTTGGCCATTCGAGCATTGGTGGATTTTTATCCCACTGTGGTTGGATATCTTTATCCGAAGGCATAGAATTTGGTGTTCCGATAATAGCAATGCCTATGAATTTGGAACAGCCCCTTAATGGAAGGGTGTTGGTGGAAAATGGTGTGGCTGTGGAAGTCATGAGAGATGAAAATGGTAGACTCAAGGGGGCAGAGATAGCAAAAATGATCAACCATGTGGTAATTGGGGGTGCAGGGGAAACCATGAGGCAGAAAATGAAAGATTTGAGGAAGAAGATCAAATCAAGTGAAGAAGACAATCTGGATGAACTTTTAACATTGATCGCCCAACTTTCTAAGAAAAACTCAGGTCAAGATCCCAATATTGCAGGAGGACTTGGGACTTAA
- the LOC113731482 gene encoding UDP-glucosyltransferase 29-like, producing the protein MKILMLPWLAHGHMSPFLELAKRLAKKNFHIYLCSTTVNLSSIKNQITGKYSDSIEPVELQLPCLPDLPPHYHTTNGLPPHLMTTLKTAYEMSAPNFSNILTTLHPDLVMYDFNQPWAAEIASSQNIPAVQFLPFGASMTAFGLYMIKYPGKELPYPEIYIRDYEIVKVRSRDARVNDVSDGQRFLQGLDLSCKILLVKSFKEIEERFMDFLSVASGKKVVPVGPLVQDISLGDIQDEEMEIINWLDQKENASVVFVSFGSEYFLTEDERSEIARGLELSNVNFIWVIRFPFGGKITVEKALPEGFLERVGDRGKFVDGWAPQARILKHANTGAFLSHCGWSSMMESMKFGVPMIALPMHIDQPLNARLIEAVGVGLEPLRDEKGNLQSEEIAKVIRKVLVEESGKNVRRKAKELSEQMGMRGDKEEIDNLVEEVVQLCQKNNGCC; encoded by the coding sequence ATGAAGATACTAATGTTGCCATGGTTAGCTCATGGTCACATGTCCCCTTTCTTAGAGCTAGCCAAGAGACTAGCAAAGAAAAACTTCCACATCTACTTGTGTTCCACCACTGTGAATCTCAGCTCCATCAAGAACCAAATTACTGGAAAATATTCCGATTCTATAGAACCAGTTGAGTTACAACTTCCATGCTTGCCTGACCTTCCTCCTCATTACCACACCACCAATGGCCTCCCACCCCATCTCATGACCACCCTCAAAACAGCCTATGAAATGTCAGCTCCCAACTTTTCTAATATCCTCACCACTCTGCATCCTGACTTGGTTATGTACGACTTCAATCAGCCTTGGGCAGCAGAAATTGCTTCTTCTCAAAATATCCCAGCTGTTCAATTTCTCCCGTTTGGAGCATCAATGACTGCTTTCGGTCTATACATGATCAAATATCCAGGAAAAGAACTCCCCTACCCAGAAATTTATATCCGGGACTATGAGATAGTCAAGGTTCGGTCAAGGGACGCTCGAGTTAATGATGTTAGTGATGGACAAAGATTCCTACAAGGTCTGGACCTGTCGTGTAAGATTTTGTTGGTTAAGTCATtcaaagaaattgaagaaagattCATGGATTTTCTCTCTGTTGCATCTGGTAAAAAGGTGGTCCCCGTTGGCCCTCTTGTCCAAGACATCAGTCTTGGTGACATTCAAGATGAGGAAATGGAAATCATTAATTGGCTTGACCAAAAGGAAAACGCTTCAGTGGTGTTTGTCTCTTTTGGCAGTGAGTATTTCTTGACTGAGGACGAAAGAAGCGAAATTGCTCGTGGTCTTGAGCTCAGCAATGTTAACTTTATATGGGTTATTAGGTTCCCTTTCGGAGGGAAAATAACTGTGGAAAAAGCATTACCCGAAGGGTTTCTTGAGAGAGTGGGAGATAGAGGAAAATTTGTGGATGGATGGGCTCCTCAGGCAAGAATTTTGAAGCATGCGAATACTGGTGCTTTTTTGAGCCATTGTGGATGGAGTTCTATGATGGAGAGTATGAAATTTGGTGTTCCAATGATAGCTCTGCCTATGCATATTGACCAACCTTTGAATGCTAGATTGATTGAAGCAGTCGGAGTGGGATTGGAACCCTTGCGAGACGAGAAGGGAAATCTTCAAAGTGAGGAGATTGCCAAAGTGATCAgaaaggttttggtggaggaaaGTGGAAAAAATGTGAGGAGGAAAGCTAAGGAATTGAGTGAACAAATGGGAATGAGAGGTGACAAGGAAGAGATTGATAACCTTGTCGAGGAGGTAGTACAACTTTGCCAAAAGAATAACGGGTGCTGTTAA